The following coding sequences lie in one Oceanicola sp. 502str15 genomic window:
- a CDS encoding peptide chain release factor 3, with the protein MLDNRPTLPPEIARRRTFAIISHPDAGKTTLTEKFLLYGGAIQMAGQVRAKGEARRTRSDFMQMEKDRGISVSASAMSFDYGNYRFNLVDTPGHSDFSEDTYRTLTAVDAAVMVIDGAKGVESQTQKLFEVCRLRDLPILTFCNKMDRESRDTFEIIDEIQEMLAIDVTPASWPIGVGRDFLGCYDMIHNRLELMDRADRNKVAESIKIEGLDDPKLAEHIPAELLEKLLEEVEMVRELLPPLDPQALAEGTLTPIWFGSAINSFGVKELMDGIAEYGPEPQPQSAEPRQIAPEETKVTGFVFKVQANMDPKHRDRVAFLRLASGHFQRGMKLTHVRTKKPMAVSSPVLFLASDRELAEEAWAGDIIGIPNHGQLRIGDTLTEGEALKVTGIPSFAPELLQNCRAGDPLKAKHLDKALMQFAEEGAAKVFKPVIGAGFIVGVVGQLQFEVLASRIEMEYGLPVRFEPSQFTSARWVNGPREAVNRFAEVNKQHMSTDNDGDLVYLTRLQWDIDRVERDYPEVKLTATKEMMV; encoded by the coding sequence GACGACGCTGACCGAAAAGTTCCTGCTTTACGGTGGCGCGATCCAGATGGCCGGACAGGTGCGCGCCAAGGGCGAGGCGCGGCGCACGCGCTCGGACTTCATGCAGATGGAGAAGGACCGGGGCATCTCCGTCTCGGCCTCCGCCATGTCGTTCGACTACGGCAACTACCGCTTCAACCTCGTCGACACCCCCGGTCACTCCGACTTCTCCGAAGACACCTACCGCACCCTCACGGCGGTGGACGCTGCGGTGATGGTGATCGACGGCGCCAAGGGCGTCGAGAGCCAGACGCAAAAGCTCTTCGAGGTCTGCCGGTTGCGCGACCTGCCGATCCTGACCTTCTGCAACAAGATGGACCGCGAGAGCCGCGACACCTTCGAGATCATCGACGAGATCCAGGAAATGCTGGCGATCGACGTGACGCCCGCCTCCTGGCCCATCGGCGTCGGCCGCGATTTCCTCGGCTGCTACGACATGATCCACAACCGTCTCGAACTCATGGACCGCGCCGACCGCAACAAGGTCGCCGAGAGCATCAAGATCGAAGGGCTGGACGATCCCAAGCTGGCCGAACACATCCCCGCCGAGCTGCTGGAAAAGCTTCTTGAAGAGGTCGAAATGGTGCGCGAGCTTCTGCCTCCGCTCGACCCCCAGGCGCTGGCCGAAGGCACGCTGACCCCCATCTGGTTCGGCTCCGCCATCAACAGCTTCGGCGTCAAGGAGCTGATGGACGGCATCGCCGAATACGGCCCCGAGCCGCAGCCGCAAAGCGCCGAACCGCGCCAGATTGCGCCCGAAGAGACCAAGGTCACCGGTTTCGTCTTCAAGGTGCAGGCCAACATGGACCCCAAGCACCGGGACCGGGTGGCCTTCCTGCGCCTCGCCTCCGGCCACTTCCAGCGCGGCATGAAGCTGACCCATGTGCGCACCAAGAAGCCGATGGCGGTGAGCAGCCCCGTGCTCTTTCTCGCGTCGGACCGCGAGCTGGCCGAAGAGGCCTGGGCCGGCGACATCATCGGCATCCCCAACCACGGCCAGCTCCGCATCGGCGACACCCTCACCGAGGGCGAGGCGCTGAAGGTCACGGGCATTCCCTCCTTCGCACCCGAGCTGCTGCAAAACTGCCGCGCGGGCGATCCGCTGAAGGCCAAGCACCTCGACAAGGCGCTGATGCAGTTCGCCGAGGAAGGCGCCGCCAAGGTGTTCAAGCCGGTGATCGGTGCGGGCTTCATCGTTGGCGTGGTCGGACAGCTTCAGTTCGAGGTGCTCGCCAGCCGGATCGAAATGGAATACGGCCTGCCGGTGCGCTTCGAGCCCTCGCAGTTCACCTCCGCCCGCTGGGTCAATGGCCCGCGCGAGGCGGTGAACAGGTTCGCCGAGGTGAACAAGCAGCACATGAGCACCGACAACGACGGCGACCTCGTCTATCTCACCCGCCTGCAGTGGGATATCGACCGCGTGGAGCGCGACTACCCCGAGGTGAAGCTCACCGCGACCAAGGAAATGATGGTGTAG
- a CDS encoding serine hydrolase — protein MMITRRSLLAAPACLLLSRPLFAQEAQPSLVARAQAHEQMRTLLVQRGGVRVVEEVFRGPGVAMPVNVKSASKTLVATLLGCALDRGEVPGVSAGLGEVAPGLIPAEAAEEVADITLEDLVTLRAGLERTSGANYGGWVASRNWVANALGREMVAEPGGRMLYSTGSTHVLGAVLAEVSGESLLALMRDRLGAVLGEVPRWTRDPQGYYLGGNEMAVSPDGLARFGEMILAGGMHEGARLVSADWITRSFVARTRSPWSGLGYGYGWFLGEAGGMSYGLARGYGGQVLAVCPEAEVVVVITSDPNQPARSGGYFGALQSLVEEVIAGA, from the coding sequence ATGATGATCACACGCCGAAGCCTTCTTGCCGCCCCTGCTTGCCTGCTGCTGTCGCGGCCCCTGTTTGCTCAGGAGGCACAGCCCTCGCTGGTCGCGAGGGCGCAGGCGCATGAGCAGATGCGGACGCTGCTGGTGCAGCGGGGCGGCGTGCGGGTGGTGGAAGAGGTGTTTCGCGGGCCGGGGGTGGCGATGCCGGTGAACGTGAAATCGGCCTCCAAGACCCTTGTGGCCACCCTTCTGGGCTGCGCGCTCGACCGTGGCGAGGTGCCGGGCGTGTCGGCAGGCCTGGGCGAAGTTGCCCCGGGGCTGATTCCGGCGGAGGCGGCGGAGGAGGTGGCCGACATCACGCTGGAGGATCTGGTGACGCTGCGCGCGGGGCTCGAGCGGACTTCGGGCGCGAACTACGGCGGCTGGGTCGCCAGCCGGAACTGGGTGGCCAACGCGCTGGGGCGCGAGATGGTGGCCGAGCCCGGCGGGCGGATGCTGTATTCGACCGGCTCGACCCATGTGCTGGGGGCGGTGCTGGCTGAGGTGTCGGGCGAAAGCCTGCTGGCGCTGATGCGCGACCGGCTCGGGGCGGTGCTTGGCGAGGTGCCGCGATGGACCCGCGATCCGCAGGGCTACTACCTCGGGGGCAACGAGATGGCGGTTTCGCCGGACGGGCTTGCCCGCTTCGGAGAGATGATCCTTGCAGGCGGGATGCACGAGGGCGCGCGGCTGGTGAGCGCGGATTGGATTACCCGCAGCTTCGTTGCACGCACCCGCTCGCCGTGGTCGGGTCTGGGCTATGGCTACGGCTGGTTTCTGGGCGAGGCCGGGGGCATGAGCTACGGGCTGGCGCGGGGCTATGGCGGGCAGGTGCTGGCGGTGTGCCCGGAGGCGGAGGTGGTGGTGGTCATCACCTCGGACCCGAACCAGCCGGCCCGGAGCGGCGGATACTTCGGTGCCCTTCAGAGCCTGGTGGAAGAGGTGATCGCCGGGGCCTAG